A section of the Malus sylvestris chromosome 17, drMalSylv7.2, whole genome shotgun sequence genome encodes:
- the LOC126610358 gene encoding protein MODIFIED TRANSPORT TO THE VACUOLE 1-like, which produces MDSSRRAVESYRRSRMIDAVTFDEDKVAPVYKLEEICQLLRSSHVSIVKEMSEFVFKRLDHKSPIVKQKALRLIKYAVGKSGVEFRREMQRNSVAVRQLFHYKGHPDPLKGDALNKAVRDTAHEAISAIFQEESNAPPADDLNRRIQGFGNTNIEMSSDEKRSFISEVVGLGSASIKQGLSNFTHSHSFKKNDNGNYKSPNLHRSLTIESEQVDRYEPAQYRNEAQNSFGSSKNVASGPWNEDSRVTKTEITNGDSSSNYRESKTREERLLETIVTSGGVRLQPTRDAILIFLTEAKKLDAVALSHALDLKLQSPLWQVRMKAICVLESILRRKDDEHFAIIESYFIDNKDLVVRCSDSPQSSLREKANKVLSLLGGEQTGNVASNSEQPMKAQTATFVQMPDLIDTGDLDDYHVTNAATENPSDQVITNLTAPSPAPQLIDDLFGDGPGNVVSTSELENDDDPFADVSFHTNDSKEQADDLFSGLTVDNKRDPHENSIAEKKSGPEMFDIFGPDSELPQEQDHKHDLNNLMGSLSIDKNVSKMEQKRTPPGQLSELLSDSASHPSHQASGNAWSGILNSQTALPNGNAVFPPGAMAYNIPPGIMFNPAFPSQPINYGAMGNLLAQQQFLATMSGFQHFGNFNSQNMNLSNVAGTNGGYASALPDIFHANQPNPAPSSVVNSSKKEDTKAFDFISDHIAAARDPKRVV; this is translated from the exons ATGGATTCGAGTCGAAGAGCTGTGGAGTCGTACAGGAGGTCCCGGATGATCGATGCGGTGACTTTCGACGAAGACAAGGTCGCACCCGTTTACAAATTGGAAGAGATTTGCCAGCTTCTGCGATCCTCGCATGTCAGTATTGTCAAGGAGATGTCTGAGTTTGTATTTAAGCGTTTGGACCATAAAAGTCCAATTGTTAAGCAGAAG GCTCTTAGATTAATAAAGTATGCAGTGGGAAAGTCTGGTGTGGAGTTCAGGAGGGAAATGCAAAGAAATTCAGTGGCAGTGCGCCAACTATTTCACTATAAGGGACACCCAGATCCTTTGAAAGGAGATGCACTTAATAAGGCTGTGCGGGATACTGCTCATGAGGCTATTTCTGCTATCTTTCAAGAGGAAAGTAATGCACCACCTGCAGATGATCTTAACAGAAGAATACAAGGTTTTGGGAATACGAACATCGAGATGTCATCAGATGAAAAAAGGTCTTTCATTAGTGAGGTTGTTGGTCTTGGAAGTGCATCTATCAAGCAGGGACTTAGTAATTTTACCCATAGTCACTCTTTTAAAAAGAATGACAATGGAAATTACAAGAGTCCAAATCTTCATAGATCGTTGACCATAGAAAGCGAGCAGGTTGATAGATATGAACCTGCTCAATATCGCAATGAGGCTCAAAATAGTTTTGGGTCATCAAAAAATGTGGCTAGTGGACCATGGAATGAGGATTCTAGGGTAACCAAAACTGAAATAACCAATGGAGATTCCAGTTCAAATTACAGAGAGAGTAAAACCCGTGAGGAGAGGTTGTTGGAGACCATTGTGACGTCAGGTGGTGTACGTTTACAACCCACTCGAGATGCCATTCTGATTTTCCTTACTGAGGCAAAGAAGTTGGATGCTGTAGCTTTGAGTCATGCCCTGGATTTAAAACTACAATCTCCATTGTGGCAG GTACGCATGAAAGCTATTTGTGTTCTTGAATCAATTTTGAGGAGAAAGGATGATGAGCATTTTGCAATCATAGAATCATATTTTATTGACAACAAAGATCTTGTAGTGAGATGCTCTGACTCTCCCCAGTCTTCTTTGAGGGAAAAGGCTAACAAG GTTTTGAGCCTCTTGGGTGGAGAACAGACAGGCAATGTGGCAAGTAATTCAGAACAGCCTATGAAGGCTCAGACTGCTACTTTTGTTCAGATGCCTGACCTTATAGACACCGGTGATCTAGATGATTACCATGTGACCAATGCTGCAACTGAGAACCCAAGTGATCAAGTCATCACAAACTTAACCGCACCATCACCAGCACCCCAACTAATTGATGATTTATTTGGAGATGGCCCAGGGAATGTCGTAAGCACCAGTGAACTGGAAAATGACGATGACCCTTTTGCAGATGTATCGTTCCACACTAATGACAGTAAAGAACAAGCAGATGATCTCTTCTCTGGGCTTACCGTTGATAATAAACGAGATCCTCACGAGAACTCCATAGCAGAAAAGAAAAGTGGACCTGAAATGTTTGACATTTTTGGGCCCGATTCTGAACTTCCGCAGGAGCAGGATCATAAACATGATTTAAACAATTTAATGGGTAGCTTATCCATTGATAAAAATGTCTCAAAGATGGAGCAGAAAAGAACCCCTCCTGGACAACTTTCTGAACTTCTATCGGATTCAGCTAGTCATCCCAGCCATCAGGCATCCGGCAATGCTTGGAGTGGCATTCTTAATTCTCAAACAGCATTGCCGAATGGAAATGCAGTGTTTCCTCCTGGTGCTATGGCTTACAATATACCTCCTGGAATTATGTTCAATCCAGCCTTTCCTTCTCAGCCAATAAATTATGGTGCCATGGGAAATCTCCTTGCTCAGCAGCAATTCCTTGCGACAATGTCTGGCTTTCAACACTTCGGAAACTTCAATTCGCAAAATATGAATTTAAGTAACGTTGCTGGAACAAATGGAGGATATGCTTCAGCACTTCCTGATATTTTCCATGCAAATCAACCAAATCCAGCTCCTAGTTCAGTGGTGAACAGTTCAAAGAAAGAGGATACTAAAGCATTTGATTTTATCTCG GACCATATTGCTGCAGCTCGTGATCCAAAGAGGGTAGTTTAA